The following proteins are co-located in the Sphaeramia orbicularis chromosome 24, fSphaOr1.1, whole genome shotgun sequence genome:
- the LOC115414878 gene encoding LOW QUALITY PROTEIN: homeobox protein XENK-2-like (The sequence of the model RefSeq protein was modified relative to this genomic sequence to represent the inferred CDS: deleted 1 base in 1 codon), which translates to MSVPSSGSVHGPRRAASDPDIDVETGFSVRDILDLPQPNGRRGSGGTEEADDEDAEEACAEAPGPGTRGFSGRWSRGTGNLHFHSRTGSKSPDLSTDESPDCERAAAGAGAQKGRGRKRRVLFSKAQTFELERRFRQQRYLSAPEREHLAGLIRLTPNQVKIWFQNHRYKMKRAGRAHLEALQLLPARRVAIPLLMRDGKPCDRITAQDLEASLRSGFAVPVCAYSPLLHPGYGPEQSGLQAHQQLAHMYP; encoded by the exons TCTGACCCGGACATCGATGTCGAAACGGGCTTCTCCGTGCGGGACATCCTGGACCTGCCGCAGCCGAACGGGAGGCGCGGGTCCGGGGGAACCGAAGAGGCGGACGACGAGGACGCGGAGGAGGCCTGCGCAGAGGCTCCGGGGCCCGGGACCAGGGGCTTCAGCGGCCGGTGGAGCCGCGGAACCGGAAACCTGCACTTTCAT TCCCGCACCGGGTCCAAATCCCCGGACCTATCCACGGATGAGTCACCGGACTGTGAGCGCGCCGCGGCGGGCGCAGGTGCGCAGAAGGGCCGCGGCAGGAAGCGGCGCGTCCTGTTCTCCAAAGCGCAGACCTTCGAGCTGGAGCGGCGCTTCCGGCAGCAGCGGTACCTGTCCGCCCCGGAACGGGAGCACCTGGCCGGGCTCATCCGCCTCACCCCGAACCAGGTCAAGATCTGGTTCCAGAACCACCGCTACAAGATGAAGCGGGCC GGCCGAGCGCACCTGGAGGCGCTGCAGCTGCTGCCGGCCCGGCGCGTCGCCATCCCGCTGCTGATGCGGGACGGGAAGCCCTGCGACCGGATCACGGCCCAGGACCTGGAGGCGTCGCTCAGGTCCGGGTTCGCCGTGCCGGTCTGCGCCTACTCCCCTCTGCTGCACCCCGGCTACGGCCCCGAGCAGAGCGGCCTGCAGGCGCACCAGCAGCTGGCGCACATGTACCCCTGA